One Ilumatobacter coccineus YM16-304 genomic window, ATTCCCGACCGGGCCGAGCGGGTCGAGTACGTGCTGCTCCCGGTGACCACCGACGCGTATCCCCACGACGACTGGCTGCTGATCCAGGAGGCGTTCGACCTCGTCGACGCCAACGACCACTGGATCCTCTACGAGCGCGATTTCGACATCCCGCTCCCGCCCGAACGCGGGAGTTGACGGCGTCGCTCCCGGAGCGAGGTCGTCGACGTGCCGGTCAACGGGGGCCGCGGATGAGGCGGCCAGGGAGTTCGCCGGTGAACTCGTCGTGGTCGACGGTCTGCACGCCGTTGACGAACGTTGCCACGTAGCCGTCGGCCTTCTGCACCAGTCGCCGGGCGCCACCGGGCAGGTCGTAGGCCATGCGCGGTGGGCCGAACGTGAGCCGGTCGTAGTCGATCAGGTTGAGGTCGGCTCGCATCCCCGGAGCGACCAGGCCGCGATCGCCGAGGCCGTAGAGCTCGGCGGTCTGACGGGTCTGGCGATGCACGACCAGTTCGAGCGGCAGCGTGGGACCGCGGCGGCGGTCGCGGGTCCAGTGCGTGAGCATGAACGTGGGTGTTCCGCCGTCGCAGATGACCCGACAGTGCGCGCCGGCGTCGGCGAGACCCATCCGGGTCGACGGGTGCTGGTGCGCTTCGTACTGGAACGAGAGGTCGCCGTAGGCGTAGTTGAAGAACGGGGTGAGGATCATCCCGTGGCCGCCGTGAGCGCAGAGCTGGTCGACGATGAGGTCGATCGGGTGCGTGCCGGTGCGAGCCGCGACCGCCTCGATCGAATCGGACGCTTCGGGTTCGTAGTCGATGTCGCCGTCGTCGACCGCCCACCAGCTGCCGATCGCGTCGAGGACGACCTTGCGGAACAGTCCGCCGTCGTCGGGCTCGACGCGCAGCGCCGCCCGCAGTTCGCTGCCCGACAGCGCGGCCACACGCTCGTCGAGCGGCAGGTCGCGAATCGAGGCGTAGGCCGGGTGGAAGTCGAGGGGATTGAAACTGCCTTCGAGGCACATGAGGAGGCCGACGACTCGGCCGGCCACCTGGGCAACGATCGGCACACCGTCGGCTCGGGCCTCGTCGAGCAGACGCAGCACGTCACGCCAGAGATCGGGGGCGCTGTTGGGCTGGTTGAGATTGACGCTCACGGTACGGCCGGTCCGCTCGGCGATCGCTCGCATCCACGGCCACTCGGCGGTGGGCACGTCGACGTGCTCGGGGGCGAACTGGAACACGCCGTGCCCGGCGCGAGCGAGCGCATCGGCGATGCCGAGCAGTTCGTCGGCGGCGGCGTGCGTGCCCGGAACGAGCTCACCCGACAGCGACTTGTGCAAGGGGGTGCGCGACGTCGAGAAGCCGAGCGCTCCCGCTCGCAACCCGGATTCGACGATGGCCGCCATCGCGGCGATGTCGTCGGGGGTCGCGGCCTCGTTGTCGGCACCGCGGTCGCCCATGACGTACCCGCGCACCGGGCCGTGGGCGATCTGGGCGCCGAGGTCGATCGCGTAGTTGCGAGCGTCGAGCGAGTCGAGGAACTCCTCGAAGCTCTCCCAGCTCCACTGCATGCCTTCGGTCATCGCCGAGCCGGGGATGTCTTCCACGCCCTCCATGAGCTCGATCAGCCACTCGTGGCGGTCGGGAGCGGCGGGAGCGAACCCGACGCCGCAGTTCCCCATCACCACCGACGTGACGCCGTGCCACGACGACGGCGTGAGGTACGGGTCCCACGATGCCTGTGCGTCGTAGTGCGTGTGCACGTCGACCCAGCCGGGGGTGAGGAGGAGCCCGTCGGCGTCGATCGTTCGCTTCGCTCGACCTGATCTGCCCGGCGCATCGACCGCAGCGATCGTGCCGGCGTCGACGGCGACATCGGCGAGTCGTTGCTCGGCTCCGGATCCGTCGACCAGCGAGGCTCCGCGAATCACCAGTTCATGCATGAATTTCTCCGTCCAGTCCGTCGAGAAGGATGTCGTTCACCGTAGCCCGTGCTACCTTGCCGTTCTGCCCGTCAAGTGAGTCCCGAGAGGCTCATACGGAAAGGAAAAATGAACGAATCCCGTGAACCACGGGAGCCCAAGTCGGTCTTGGGCTCTGACGATGTGCGCCGAGCGACGACTCGGATGGCACACGAGATCATCGAACGAAACCAGGGCCTCGATGGCGTGGCCCTGATCGGCATCCAGACCGGTGGCGTCTGGGTCGCCGACGCACTGGGCGGCGAGATCGCCCGTATCGACCCCGACTCGGCGGTTCCCGTCGGCTCGATCGACGCATCGCTCTACCGCGACGACATCGGCCTCCGGCCCGTGTCACCCGCCGCGGTGAGCGACATTGACTTCGACATCGACGGCATCACCATCGTCCTCGTCGACGACGTGCTCTTCACCGGGCGCACCGTCCGAGCGGCGCTCGACGCGCTCGCCGACTACGGCCGACCTCGAGCGGTCCAGCTCGCTGTGGTCGTCGACCGCGGTCACCGCGAACTGCCGATCCGACCCGACTACGTCGGCAAGAACCTGCCCACCAGCAGCGACGAGAACGTCGCGGTCACCGCCGACGGGGTGGTCATCTCGTGATCGCCCCCGTCATTCCGTGTCAGACACCGATTGGCGGGGGAGTGGCGCGATGAGTCGCTCGCTGTTGTCGATCGAGGAACTCGGGGCCGACGGTGTACACCGCATCCTCGAACTGGCCGACACCATGGCCGAGGTCAACCGACGCCCCAACCCGAAGGTGCCCGCGTTGCGCGGCAAGACGGTGTGCAGCGTGTTCTTCGAGGACTCGACCCGCACCCGGCTCAGCTTCGAGACGGCGGCCAAGCGGCTCTCCGCCGACACGATGACCTTCGCCGTGTCACAGTCGAGCTTGAGCAAAGGCGAGAGCCTGAAAGACACGATCGAGACGATCGCCGCGATGGGCGTCGACGCGTTCGTCATCCGCCACGGCTCCACCGGCGCCCCGTGGCTGGTCGACAACTGGACGTCGGCGTCGGTCGTCAACGCCGGCGACGGCTGGCACGCCCACCCGACGCAGGCGCTGCTCGACATGTACACGGTGCGAACCGCACTCGGACGCACCGGCGGCTTCGACGGCCTGCGCGTGGCGATCGTCGGCGACATCAAGCACAGTCGAGTCGCCCGCTCGACCTCGGCGGCGTTCCACGCGATGGGCGCCGACGTCACGTGGGTCGCACCCCGCACGCTCCTTCCTCCGGTGTTCCACGAACACCACACCGAATCGCTCGACGACGTGATCGGTCCCGACGGCAGCGGCGTCGACGTGCTCTACATGCTGCGCATGCAGAACGAGCGGATGACCGAAGCACTCGTGCCGAACCTGCGCGAGTACACGAGCCGCTTCGGGCTCACCCCAGCCCGGGCCGCCCGCCTGGCGCCACACACGCTGATCATGCACCCGGGGCCGATCAACCGCGGCGTCGAGATCGCCGTCGATCCCGCCGAACTACCGGGCGCCGTCATCACCCAGCAGGTCACGAACGGCATCGCCGTCCGCATGGCCGTGCTCTTCGACCTGCTGTCGGCCGACGCCGACCCCACCTCCGACCTCGAACGACCGGACTTCGCATGACCGACTCCACGTCCCTCCTCATCACCGGTGCGAACGTCATCGATGCCACCGGTGAACGACTCGCCGACGTGCGCATCGCCGACGGCACGATCACCGACGTCGCCACCGGCCTGACCGCCGCCGACGGCGAACACCACATCGATGCCGCAGGGCTCACGCTCACACCAGGCTTCGTCGACCTCCACACCCACCTCCGTGAGCCGGGAAAGGAGGAGGCCGAGACGATCGAGACGGGTTCCCGTGCGGCCGCCAAGGGCGGGTACACCGCCGTGGTGGCGATGCCCAACACCGACCCGACGCAGGACTCGGTGAGCGTCGTCGACTTCGTTCGCCGACAGGGCCAGCTCGCCGGTCTGTGCGATGTGTACCCGTCGGGATCCATCACCGTCGGTCGGCAGGGCACGCAGCTGACCCCGTTCGGCGAACTCTCCGAAGCCGGCGTGAAGCTGTTCACCGACGACGGCAACGGCGTGCAGGACGCGCTGCTCATGCGGCGAGCGTTCGAGTACGCCAAGGGGCTCGGCGTCACGATGGCGCAGCACTGCGAAGTCGAGCAACTGACCGGGGGAGCGGTGATGCACGAAGGCGACTGCTGCAGCCATCTCGGCCTCCCCGGCTGGCCGTCGCTCGCCGAGGAATTGATGGTCCACCGCGACATCGAACTCGTTCGTCTGACCGGCGCACCGGCGCACTTCCTCCACCTGTCGACGATGAAGAGCGTCGAGTTGGTGCGGGCCGCCAAGGCCGACGGGCTGCCGGTGACCGCCGAGGCCACACCGCACCACATCAGCCTGACCGACGAACTGCTCCGTTCGTACAGCGCGATCTACAAGGTGAACCCGCCGCTGCGCACGATGGACGACGTGACCGCCGTGCGCGAGGGGCTGCGCGACGGCACCATCGACGCGGTCGCCACCGACCATGCCCCGCATGTGCCCGAGAGCAAGGAGCAGCCGCTCGATCAGGCACCGCCCGGCATGCTCGGTCTCGAAACGGCGCTCGGCGTGTGCATTGCGCACCTCGACATGCCGCTCGTCGACATCGTCGCGGCGCTTTCGTGGAAGCCGGCGGCCATCGCCGGCATCGACGACGTGCACGGCCGCCCCGTGGCCGTCGGCGAGCCAGCCAACCTCACACTCTTCGATGCCGACGTGAGCTGGGAGGTCGTCCCCGCCGAGTTGGCCAGCAAGTCACGCAACACCCCCTTCGTCGGCGTCCCGCTCCGCGGGCGCACGACACACACGATCCTCGACGGCACGTTGACGGTCGAGAACGGAACTCCCACACGATGAGACGGAACCGACGCACCACAATGAATGAACATTCGCTACGATGCATGAACATGCAGTCCACTCGAAAGGCGTCGTCATGACGGGGAAGACGGGCAACGCGGTCACGGAAGGAGCGCTCGTCCTGGCCGACGGTTCGGTCTTCGAAGGCGAGCTCATCGGAGCGCACGTCCCCGTCTCGACCGGCGAGGTGGTGTTCAACACCGTGCTGAGCGGCTATCAGGAGGTCATCTCCGACCCGAGCTACGCCGGCCAGATCATCACCTTCACGTACCCGCACATCGGCAACTACGGAATCAACGCCACCGACTTCGAGTCGGTCGGCACGTTCTGTCGTGGGGTGATCGTCCGCGATCTCGCTCGTCGGCACAGCAACTTCCGAGCGCAGTCCGACCTCGGCTCGATGCTGTTCCAGCAGGGCGTGCCCGGCATCGCCGGCATCGACACCCGTCGGCTCACCCGGCTGATCCGTGACCACGGCGCCGTCCCCGGTGCGTTCGGCTCCGCGTCCGAGAGCGAACTGCTCGCGGCCGCACAGGCCGAACCCGGCACCGATGGCGTCGACCTGGTCAAGACGGTCACCACGCCGGTCGGCTACACCGTCCAGGCCACCGATCCCGCCAGCCGACGCACGATCGTGGCCATCGACTTCGGCATGAAGCGCAACATCGCCAACAACCTGGCTCGCTTCGGTCGTGTCGAAGTCGTCCCCGCCACCACGAGCGCCGGCGACATCCTGGCGATGGACCCGAGCGGCGTGTTCCTCTCCAACGGGCCGGGTGACCCGGCGATGTCGCCGTACGCCGTCGACACCATTCAGGGCCTGCTCGGCGAGTTGCCGATCTTCGGCATCTGCCTCGGACACCAGTTGCTCAGCCGGGCCATCGGTGCCGACACCGTGAAGCTGCCGTTCGGCCACCACGGCGGCAACCACCCGGTGAAGAACCTGCTCGACCAGCGGATCGAGATCACGAGCCAGAACCACAACTTCGCCGTCGACGCGAGCACGCTCCCGTCGAACGCGGAGATGACCCACATCAACCTCAACGACGACGTGTGCGAAGGCATCCGTGTCGAGAGCGAGCGAGCGTTCAGCGTGCAGCACCACCCCGAGGCCAACCCCGGACCTCACGACGCCAACTACCTGTTCGACCAGTTCGCCGACCTGATGGATGCGTCGGCGTCGACCGGAAAGGCCGGTGCCTGACATGCCGAAGCGCACCGACATCCAGTCGATCCTCATCATCGGTTCGGGCCCCATCGTCATCGGCCAGGCGTGTGAGTTCGACTACTCGGGTACGCAGGCCTGCCGCGTGCTCAAGGAGGAGGGATACCGCGTCATCCTCGCCAACTCGAACCCGGCCACGATCATGACCGACCCAGACTTCGCCGACGCCACCTACGTCGAGCCCCTCACCTGGGAAGTGGTCAACTCGATCATCGAGAAGGAACAGCCCGATGCCGTGCTGCCGACCCTCGGCGGCCAGACCGGACTCAACATCGCGATGGAGTTGTTCGAACGCAACCTCATCGGCGTGCCCGGCAAGCCCGAGATGATCGGCGCCAACGCCGAGGCCATCGCCACGGCCGAGGACCGCGAGAACTTCAAGGTCGCGATGACCGAGATCGGCCTCGAATCGTGCCGCTCGCGCACCGCCCACACCATGGAAGAGGCCCGCGAGGCCCTCGAGGAGATCGGCTTGCCGATCATCATCCGTCCGGCCTACATCCTCGGTGGACGCGGCACCGGTATCGCCACCACGCTGGAGGAGTTCGAGGTCGTCGCCGCCAACGGCATCGCAGCGAGCCCGATCAACGAGATCCTCATCGAGGAGTCGATCGTCGGCTGGAAGGAGTACGAGCTCGAGGTCATCCGCGACAAGAACGACAACTGCGTCATCATCTGCGGTATCGAGAACGTCGATCCGATGGGTGTGCACACCGGCGACTCGATCACCGTCGCTCCCATCCAGACGCTCACCGACGTCGAGTACCAGCAGATGCGTGACGCGGCGATCGCCTGCATCCGCCGAGTCGGCGTCGAGACCGGCGGTTCCAACGTGCAGTTCGCCGTCGACCCCTCCGACGGCCGTCAGGTCGTCATCGAGATGAACCCGCGCGTGTCGCGTTCGTCGGCGCTCGCCTCGAAGGCCACCGGCTTCCCGATCGCCAAGATCGCCGCCAAGCTCGCCATCGGCTACACGCTCGACGAGATCGACAACGACATCACGTCGACGGCCACGTCGGCCACCCCGGCGGCGTTCGAACCGGTCATCGACTACGTCGTCACCAAGATCCCGCGTTGGGCGTTCGAGAAGCTTCCCGGTGCCAGCGGTGTGCTCGGCACGCAGATGCAATCGGTGGGCGAGGTCATGGCGATCGGCCGCACCTTCCCCGAGAGCCTGCAGAAAGCGCTCCGCTCGCTCGAACAGGGGCGACTCGGACTCAACTGTGACCCCGGCGAAGAGCAGTACGCCTCGATCCCCGACGCCGAACTGCTGGCTCAGGCGTGCATCGCCACGCCCGACCGCATCCTCCAGGTCGGCGAACTGCTGCACCGCGGCATGACCGTCGACGAGATCCACGAGGCCACCCGCATCGACGTGTGGTTCCTCGATCAGATGTCGATCATCACCGAGGAGCGTGCAGCCCTCGCCGAGCGCGGCATCGACGCCATGACCAAGCGGTCGTGGAAGCGGGCCAAGCAGATCGGCTTCTCCGACGCGCAGCTCGGCTACCTGTGGGGCCGTCACGAGGCCGACGTGCGTGCCGCGCGCATCGAGGCGGGCGTCGTGCCGACTTACAAGACGGTCGACACGTGCGCCGCCGAGTTCGATGCCGAGACGCCGTATCACTACTCGACGTACGAAGACGAGAGCGAAGTACGTCCGTCCGATCGCGAGAAGGTCATGATCCTCGGGTCGGGGCCGAACCGGATCGGGCAGGGCATCGAGTTCGACTACTGCTGCGTCCACGCCTCGTTCGCGCTCCGCGACGCGGGGTACGAGACGATCATGGTCAACTGCAACCCCGAGACGGTTTCGACCGACTACGACACGTCCGACCGGCTCTACTTCGAGCCGCTCACCAAGGAAGACGTGCTCAACGTCATCGACGCCGAGCAGCCGAGCAAGATCGTCGTGTCGCTGGGCGGCCAGACGCCGCTGAAGCTGGCGGGGGAGATCCCGATCGAACTCGTCGCCGGTACGTCTCCCGACTCGATCGACGCCGCCGAGGACCGCGAGCGCTGGAACGTCATGTGCGACGAGTTGCAGATCCCGCAACCTCCCGGCGGCACCGCCGTCGACCTCGACGAAGCGCTCGAGATCACCTCGAAGATCGGCTTCCCGGTGTTGGTGCGCCCGAGCTACGTGCTCGGTGGGCGAGCGATGCAGATCGTCCACGACGCCGAGCACCTCGCCTCGGCGATGGAAGAACTCGCCGGGTTCGGCTCGCTCGGCAAGGAAGGCGGCCTGTCGGCCGAGCGGCCGGTGCTGATCGACCGCTTCCTCGCCGACGCGACCGAGGTCGACGTCGACGCCGTCCGCGACCACACCGGCGAGGTCATGATCGGCGGCGTGCTCGAGCACGTCGAAGAGGCCGGCGTCCACTCCGGTGACTCGGCGTGCGCGATCCCGCCGCAGACGCTGCCGGGGTGGGTCGTCGAGGTGATCAAGGCGTACACGAAGGCGATCGCCAAGCGACTCGACGTCCGCGGGCTGATCAACGTGCAGTTCGCCGTCGCCGGCACCACGGTCTACGTGATCGAAGCCAACCCACGGGCGAGCCGTACCGTGCCGTTCGTCGCCAAGGCGACCGGCGTGCCGCTCGCCAAGGTGGCCACGCGTGTGATGCTCGGCGCCTCGCTCGCCGAACTACGCGACGAGGGGCTCCTGCAGCCGGCGATCGGTGGGCACGTGGCGGTCAAGGAGGCCGTCATGCCGTTCAACCGGTTCCCCGAGGTCGACCCGGCGCTCGGACCCGAGATGCGTTCGACCGGCGAGGTCATGGGCATCGACTCGACGTTCGGTCGGGCCTTCTACAAGGCCGAGCTCGCGGCGGGCACCGTGCTGCCGACCAACGCCGACGACGGCATGGTGTTCTTGTCGCTCGCCGATCAAGACAAGCCGGCGGGTCTCATCGTGGCCCAGTGTCTGCGAGAGCTCGGGCTGGGCATCGCGGCGACGCGCGGCACCGCCGAC contains:
- the pyrR gene encoding bifunctional pyr operon transcriptional regulator/uracil phosphoribosyltransferase PyrR, coding for MAHEIIERNQGLDGVALIGIQTGGVWVADALGGEIARIDPDSAVPVGSIDASLYRDDIGLRPVSPAAVSDIDFDIDGITIVLVDDVLFTGRTVRAALDALADYGRPRAVQLAVVVDRGHRELPIRPDYVGKNLPTSSDENVAVTADGVVIS
- the carB gene encoding carbamoyl-phosphate synthase large subunit: MPKRTDIQSILIIGSGPIVIGQACEFDYSGTQACRVLKEEGYRVILANSNPATIMTDPDFADATYVEPLTWEVVNSIIEKEQPDAVLPTLGGQTGLNIAMELFERNLIGVPGKPEMIGANAEAIATAEDRENFKVAMTEIGLESCRSRTAHTMEEAREALEEIGLPIIIRPAYILGGRGTGIATTLEEFEVVAANGIAASPINEILIEESIVGWKEYELEVIRDKNDNCVIICGIENVDPMGVHTGDSITVAPIQTLTDVEYQQMRDAAIACIRRVGVETGGSNVQFAVDPSDGRQVVIEMNPRVSRSSALASKATGFPIAKIAAKLAIGYTLDEIDNDITSTATSATPAAFEPVIDYVVTKIPRWAFEKLPGASGVLGTQMQSVGEVMAIGRTFPESLQKALRSLEQGRLGLNCDPGEEQYASIPDAELLAQACIATPDRILQVGELLHRGMTVDEIHEATRIDVWFLDQMSIITEERAALAERGIDAMTKRSWKRAKQIGFSDAQLGYLWGRHEADVRAARIEAGVVPTYKTVDTCAAEFDAETPYHYSTYEDESEVRPSDREKVMILGSGPNRIGQGIEFDYCCVHASFALRDAGYETIMVNCNPETVSTDYDTSDRLYFEPLTKEDVLNVIDAEQPSKIVVSLGGQTPLKLAGEIPIELVAGTSPDSIDAAEDRERWNVMCDELQIPQPPGGTAVDLDEALEITSKIGFPVLVRPSYVLGGRAMQIVHDAEHLASAMEELAGFGSLGKEGGLSAERPVLIDRFLADATEVDVDAVRDHTGEVMIGGVLEHVEEAGVHSGDSACAIPPQTLPGWVVEVIKAYTKAIAKRLDVRGLINVQFAVAGTTVYVIEANPRASRTVPFVAKATGVPLAKVATRVMLGASLAELRDEGLLQPAIGGHVAVKEAVMPFNRFPEVDPALGPEMRSTGEVMGIDSTFGRAFYKAELAAGTVLPTNADDGMVFLSLADQDKPAGLIVAQCLRELGLGIAATRGTADYLARFGHEVDQIVAKVHNDGQRSDDDPDLPTAPDLIADGKVSFVVNTPRGRIGRTDGATIRKAASLHRVSCVTTVDAALAAAQGLAERHGEALGVRSLQEYHAAGTATGQER
- a CDS encoding aspartate carbamoyltransferase catalytic subunit — protein: MSRSLLSIEELGADGVHRILELADTMAEVNRRPNPKVPALRGKTVCSVFFEDSTRTRLSFETAAKRLSADTMTFAVSQSSLSKGESLKDTIETIAAMGVDAFVIRHGSTGAPWLVDNWTSASVVNAGDGWHAHPTQALLDMYTVRTALGRTGGFDGLRVAIVGDIKHSRVARSTSAAFHAMGADVTWVAPRTLLPPVFHEHHTESLDDVIGPDGSGVDVLYMLRMQNERMTEALVPNLREYTSRFGLTPARAARLAPHTLIMHPGPINRGVEIAVDPAELPGAVITQQVTNGIAVRMAVLFDLLSADADPTSDLERPDFA
- a CDS encoding dihydroorotase codes for the protein MTDSTSLLITGANVIDATGERLADVRIADGTITDVATGLTAADGEHHIDAAGLTLTPGFVDLHTHLREPGKEEAETIETGSRAAAKGGYTAVVAMPNTDPTQDSVSVVDFVRRQGQLAGLCDVYPSGSITVGRQGTQLTPFGELSEAGVKLFTDDGNGVQDALLMRRAFEYAKGLGVTMAQHCEVEQLTGGAVMHEGDCCSHLGLPGWPSLAEELMVHRDIELVRLTGAPAHFLHLSTMKSVELVRAAKADGLPVTAEATPHHISLTDELLRSYSAIYKVNPPLRTMDDVTAVREGLRDGTIDAVATDHAPHVPESKEQPLDQAPPGMLGLETALGVCIAHLDMPLVDIVAALSWKPAAIAGIDDVHGRPVAVGEPANLTLFDADVSWEVVPAELASKSRNTPFVGVPLRGRTTHTILDGTLTVENGTPTR
- a CDS encoding N-acyl-D-amino-acid deacylase family protein translates to MHELVIRGASLVDGSGAEQRLADVAVDAGTIAAVDAPGRSGRAKRTIDADGLLLTPGWVDVHTHYDAQASWDPYLTPSSWHGVTSVVMGNCGVGFAPAAPDRHEWLIELMEGVEDIPGSAMTEGMQWSWESFEEFLDSLDARNYAIDLGAQIAHGPVRGYVMGDRGADNEAATPDDIAAMAAIVESGLRAGALGFSTSRTPLHKSLSGELVPGTHAAADELLGIADALARAGHGVFQFAPEHVDVPTAEWPWMRAIAERTGRTVSVNLNQPNSAPDLWRDVLRLLDEARADGVPIVAQVAGRVVGLLMCLEGSFNPLDFHPAYASIRDLPLDERVAALSGSELRAALRVEPDDGGLFRKVVLDAIGSWWAVDDGDIDYEPEASDSIEAVAARTGTHPIDLIVDQLCAHGGHGMILTPFFNYAYGDLSFQYEAHQHPSTRMGLADAGAHCRVICDGGTPTFMLTHWTRDRRRGPTLPLELVVHRQTRQTAELYGLGDRGLVAPGMRADLNLIDYDRLTFGPPRMAYDLPGGARRLVQKADGYVATFVNGVQTVDHDEFTGELPGRLIRGPR
- the carA gene encoding glutamine-hydrolyzing carbamoyl-phosphate synthase small subunit; the encoded protein is MTGKTGNAVTEGALVLADGSVFEGELIGAHVPVSTGEVVFNTVLSGYQEVISDPSYAGQIITFTYPHIGNYGINATDFESVGTFCRGVIVRDLARRHSNFRAQSDLGSMLFQQGVPGIAGIDTRRLTRLIRDHGAVPGAFGSASESELLAAAQAEPGTDGVDLVKTVTTPVGYTVQATDPASRRTIVAIDFGMKRNIANNLARFGRVEVVPATTSAGDILAMDPSGVFLSNGPGDPAMSPYAVDTIQGLLGELPIFGICLGHQLLSRAIGADTVKLPFGHHGGNHPVKNLLDQRIEITSQNHNFAVDASTLPSNAEMTHINLNDDVCEGIRVESERAFSVQHHPEANPGPHDANYLFDQFADLMDASASTGKAGA